Proteins from a genomic interval of Kitasatospora kifunensis:
- a CDS encoding SUKH-4 family immunity protein, protein MSPLIDRAGMEEVFTPEELLTSADELLTGIAHEPTRAFLRDVGLPDRGGWFESEPNLSEGEVQIGGEAWQQVAEQYPNCPFDMSVWLTLGGIAMDSVMVDTVTGAVYCIPDGGRPHLLNSSVDALAYFLHALEVEREAYDLEEQADPDVVDPEGAEERLLDLMRAADPVAMENPQSSWYTVLRYVRNLMDY, encoded by the coding sequence ATGAGCCCGCTGATCGATCGTGCCGGAATGGAGGAGGTCTTCACCCCCGAGGAGCTCCTCACCTCAGCGGACGAGCTGCTCACCGGCATCGCTCATGAGCCGACCCGGGCGTTCCTGCGAGACGTCGGCCTCCCCGACCGCGGGGGGTGGTTCGAGTCCGAGCCGAACCTCTCGGAGGGTGAGGTGCAGATCGGGGGTGAGGCCTGGCAGCAGGTCGCGGAGCAGTATCCCAACTGCCCGTTCGACATGTCGGTGTGGCTGACCCTCGGCGGCATCGCGATGGACAGCGTCATGGTGGACACCGTGACCGGCGCCGTGTACTGCATTCCGGACGGAGGGCGTCCGCACCTGCTGAACAGCAGCGTCGACGCGCTGGCGTACTTCCTGCACGCCCTCGAGGTCGAGCGCGAGGCGTACGACCTCGAGGAGCAGGCCGATCCCGACGTGGTCGACCCGGAAGGAGCGGAGGAGCGACTGCTCGACCTGATGCGCGCGGCCGACCCGGTGGCGATGGAGAACCCCCAGTCGTCCTGGTACACGGTCCTGCGGTACGTCCGGAATCTGATGGACTACTAG
- a CDS encoding nucleic acid/nucleotide deaminase domain-containing protein, protein MTSSAERFTRFATRFGESGLRRFGSEAGAQLTDLVVPLRVLPYFHTLPEESSSLRAYAQEAGQRLDEAQLSWARLGSDRAFDLCVTPGGEVRAALLGYDEPERFVNSNPEAFADGLLLLDVLLESVAAAQTPTEAAAAFRATEQALQGADPQAFADPEHWWPLVLEDIRTTASVECYATFEFAAPDGVRHLVTRSGGVGVHPEQQVWSDLHAAGVEPEQVTRIHTELEACFMPGHYCSMWLAMMFPEATLTHNVSTGETAAERAAAIEKLRQATDRNSNGG, encoded by the coding sequence GTGACATCTTCCGCCGAGCGCTTCACCCGTTTCGCCACCCGGTTCGGAGAATCGGGACTGCGCCGATTCGGGTCCGAAGCCGGTGCGCAACTCACTGACCTGGTCGTGCCGTTGCGCGTGCTCCCGTACTTCCACACGCTGCCCGAGGAGTCGTCCTCGCTGCGCGCCTACGCGCAGGAGGCGGGTCAGCGACTGGACGAGGCTCAGCTCTCCTGGGCGCGGCTGGGGTCCGACCGGGCCTTCGACCTCTGCGTGACTCCCGGGGGCGAGGTCAGGGCGGCTCTCCTCGGCTACGACGAGCCCGAACGCTTCGTCAACTCGAACCCCGAAGCCTTCGCCGACGGCCTGCTCCTCCTCGACGTCCTGCTGGAGTCCGTGGCCGCCGCGCAGACCCCCACCGAGGCAGCCGCCGCGTTCCGGGCCACCGAGCAGGCGCTCCAGGGTGCCGATCCGCAGGCGTTCGCCGACCCGGAGCACTGGTGGCCGCTGGTCCTGGAGGACATCCGCACGACGGCCAGTGTCGAGTGCTACGCCACCTTCGAGTTCGCCGCTCCGGACGGTGTGCGGCACCTGGTGACCCGGTCCGGCGGGGTCGGCGTGCACCCCGAGCAGCAGGTCTGGTCGGACCTGCACGCGGCCGGCGTCGAGCCCGAGCAGGTGACCCGCATCCACACGGAGCTCGAGGCCTGCTTCATGCCGGGCCACTACTGCTCCATGTGGCTGGCGATGATGTTCCCCGAGGCGACACTGACCCACAACGTGTCGACGGGCGAGACGGCGGCGGAGCGGGCGGCGGCGATCGAGAAGCTCCGGCAGGCCACCGACCGGAACAGCAACGGCGGCTGA
- a CDS encoding TetR/AcrR family transcriptional regulator produces MRVRDESADRSVAATARRSQIVAATIETIAELGYAQASFARIAERAGLSSTRLISYHFAGKRELIEQVVSEVYTEIGEFMAARLAGRTGGRELLLGYIEGYLEFIAGHRVQMKALLGIFLAGALDYDPESTELVVLDPIERILRHGQESGEFRDFDPQVVAASVRRSVDGIPLLLEAHPELDLGACAAELCTLFDLATRKDQGRTEI; encoded by the coding sequence ATGCGAGTAAGAGATGAGTCGGCGGACCGGTCGGTCGCGGCCACCGCCAGGCGCAGCCAGATCGTGGCCGCGACCATCGAGACCATCGCCGAACTCGGCTACGCACAGGCCTCGTTCGCTCGCATCGCCGAGCGGGCCGGCCTGTCCAGCACTCGGCTGATCTCCTACCACTTCGCCGGAAAGCGCGAGCTGATCGAGCAGGTGGTCAGCGAGGTGTACACCGAGATCGGCGAGTTCATGGCGGCTCGGCTGGCCGGACGCACCGGCGGGCGGGAGCTGCTGCTCGGCTACATCGAGGGCTATCTGGAGTTCATCGCCGGGCACCGCGTCCAGATGAAGGCCCTGCTGGGCATCTTCCTGGCCGGCGCCCTGGACTACGACCCGGAGTCGACCGAGCTGGTGGTGCTCGACCCGATCGAGCGGATCCTGCGCCATGGCCAGGAGTCCGGTGAGTTCCGCGACTTCGACCCGCAGGTGGTCGCGGCCAGCGTGCGGCGCAGCGTGGACGGCATCCCGTTGCTGCTGGAAGCCCACCCCGAGCTCGACCTGGGCGCGTGTGCCGCCGAGTTGTGCACCCTGTTCGACCTGGCCACCCGCAAGGACCAAGGAAGGACGGAGATATGA
- a CDS encoding VC0807 family protein, whose amino-acid sequence MTARQAPPTSRGRAALAIAWDIGAPIGMYYLLHGLGLSTFLALLLSAVLPGLTSVYQVIRSGRLDGLGLFMVSITVVSALASLVAGSPRFLLAKDGLLTAFGGAWLLVTARAERPVAFMFARALLEGRIGPHGESWDLLWERLPGFRRIWRVAGVIWGTATIADSALRFAMAYTMPVNQVPALNGLQWGVLFVLLQVVTNVYYHRAGLYDPGSTLYAPLRRPEENSRFGEGVTSP is encoded by the coding sequence ATGACCGCACGGCAGGCGCCGCCGACGAGCCGGGGAAGGGCCGCGCTGGCCATCGCGTGGGACATCGGCGCGCCGATCGGCATGTACTACCTGTTGCACGGCCTGGGCCTGAGCACCTTCCTGGCGTTGCTGCTCTCCGCCGTGTTACCCGGGCTCACCTCGGTCTACCAGGTCATCCGCTCGGGCCGGTTGGACGGACTCGGCCTGTTCATGGTGTCCATCACGGTGGTTTCCGCCCTGGCCTCGCTGGTCGCCGGCTCGCCGAGGTTCCTGCTGGCCAAGGACGGCCTGCTGACCGCGTTCGGTGGAGCGTGGCTGCTGGTCACCGCGCGCGCCGAGCGGCCGGTGGCGTTCATGTTCGCCCGCGCGCTCCTGGAAGGCCGCATCGGCCCGCACGGCGAGTCCTGGGACCTGCTGTGGGAACGGCTGCCCGGATTCCGCAGGATCTGGCGGGTGGCCGGGGTCATCTGGGGCACGGCCACCATCGCCGACTCAGCCCTGCGCTTCGCTATGGCCTACACCATGCCGGTCAACCAGGTGCCCGCGCTCAACGGCCTCCAGTGGGGCGTGCTGTTCGTCCTGCTCCAGGTGGTCACCAACGTCTACTACCACCGTGCCGGGCTGTACGACCCGGGCTCCACGCTGTACGCGCCGCTACGCCGGCCCGAGGAGAACTCCCGATTCGGCGAAGGAGTGACGAGCCCGTGA
- a CDS encoding SseB family protein: MLTRGGEPLAGDVGGVRWLYVFTGEAGLARFASARGLVAPVEYLTVYGARLLDVAMPALGVPAGVALDVAGPAPFLLPPVVGVVPDAVAVDRG, from the coding sequence ATGTTGACCAGGGGCGGCGAGCCGCTGGCCGGGGATGTGGGTGGCGTGCGCTGGTTGTACGTCTTCACGGGCGAGGCGGGGTTGGCCCGGTTCGCGTCGGCACGCGGGTTGGTGGCGCCGGTGGAGTATCTGACGGTGTACGGCGCGCGTCTGCTGGACGTGGCGATGCCGGCGCTCGGCGTCCCGGCGGGGGTGGCACTGGATGTGGCGGGTCCGGCGCCGTTCCTGTTGCCGCCCGTGGTCGGGGTCGTGCCGGATGCGGTGGCGGTGGACCGTGGCTGA
- a CDS encoding YrhB domain-containing protein, which produces MLSRSEAHDRAKEFLDQHYVNDPMTIVLQPELTAEHDWAWAVRFDSQEHLDTGDIFKAPFNRLLIVPKDGSPVHLAPTGFTMDQTAHYLGTGEHPGQQTEG; this is translated from the coding sequence ATGCTCTCCCGAAGCGAGGCCCACGACCGGGCCAAGGAATTCCTCGACCAGCACTACGTGAACGATCCGATGACCATCGTGCTGCAGCCTGAGCTGACAGCAGAGCACGACTGGGCCTGGGCGGTACGGTTCGACTCCCAGGAACACCTCGATACCGGCGACATCTTCAAGGCCCCGTTCAACCGGTTGCTGATCGTCCCCAAGGACGGCTCGCCGGTGCACCTCGCCCCGACCGGCTTCACCATGGACCAGACGGCGCACTACCTCGGCACGGGAGAGCATCCCGGACAGCAGACGGAGGGTTAG
- a CDS encoding IS5 family transposase (programmed frameshift): MSRGEITDAAWARIEPLLPQRDGAGRPWRDHRQVVNGVLWRLRTGAPWRDLPERYGPWQTVYRRFAQWEKDGTWTALLQEVQVRNDAVGTVEWTVSIDSTAARAHQHAAGARKKGNRPEDESDDPAAVARREALGRSRGGLTTKIHLAVDGRGLPLSIVLSTGNAADCTMLPAVLDAIRVPRPGAGRPRTRPDRVVADKAYSSRKIRDLLRRRRIKATIPERRDQIAGRARRGLRGGRPPAFDKTAYKGRNVVERCFAKLKQFRAVATRFDKLANRYRAGVVLASLILWLRAEEQ; the protein is encoded by the exons GTGAGTCGAGGAGAGATAACCGATGCTGCGTGGGCTCGGATAGAGCCGTTGTTGCCGCAGCGGGACGGCGCCGGGCGTCCCTGGCGGGATCACCGCCAGGTGGTCAACGGGGTGCTGTGGCGACTGCGTACGGGTGCCCCGTGGCGTGATCTGCCCGAACGATACGGCCCGTGGCAGACCGTCTACCGGCGCTTCGCTCAATGGGAGAAGGACGGCACCTGGACTGCACTCCTGCAGGAGGTCCAGGTCCGCAACGACGCGGTGGGGACCGTGGAGTGGACGGTCTCGATCGACTCCACCGCTGCGAGGGCTCACCAGCACGCGGCCGGGGCCCGCAAAAAGGGGA ATCGGCCCGAGGACGAATCGGATGATCCGGCAGCAGTTGCGCGCCGCGAGGCGCTTGGCAGGTCCCGGGGCGGGCTGACCACCAAGATCCACCTGGCGGTCGACGGCCGGGGCCTGCCGCTGTCGATCGTATTGAGCACGGGCAACGCGGCCGACTGCACGATGCTGCCCGCCGTCCTGGACGCCATCCGCGTCCCGCGTCCCGGGGCCGGGCGACCAAGGACCAGACCCGACCGGGTCGTGGCCGACAAGGCCTACTCCTCCCGGAAGATCCGCGACCTGCTGCGGCGCCGACGGATCAAGGCGACCATCCCCGAACGCCGGGACCAGATCGCAGGCCGCGCCCGTCGCGGCCTGCGCGGCGGGCGACCGCCGGCCTTCGACAAGACCGCCTACAAAGGGCGGAACGTCGTCGAGCGGTGCTTCGCCAAGCTGAAGCAATTCCGGGCAGTGGCAACCAGGTTCGACAAGCTGGCCAACCGCTACCGGGCCGGCGTCGTCCTCGCCTCACTGATCCTGTGGCTGCGAGCCGAGGAGCAATGA
- a CDS encoding YrhB domain-containing protein — translation MTHHKINYETRPRAVPLSVNEATAQARNWLAATYRGQVELAVPQPVAQSPEAFLYSCRVLPQSGFRPTPMLSASLVVPVNGTGPFHPATDRPWADLASLGQDPRPRTLAGQAHRLNARGCVVVMDGMIDGVRSSALPWRPYHEAPGWWSRLLRHFGQAEVAVCGSWDQLIGAVQASGPDTRGVVWVRREAGGEEATGHLLYVHNNQGNVVVLDPLAGSLARLELEHVRQLTLARFRRDVQPQAQPQEPWRRRALDFHAAKHKAQAWLDQQYGGQVLLVDPQPADEGPRGWLFACNTQTFLAGGRREDALLDAALVVPKDARAPFGLPNSSPWSWYTQWSSGRDDLPLPPAPAPLDWLDRTMSSLGGLIRVTDHTAWPTLLAELVTLPTGVRALVWVRRRDSRGRESVGLLLNAGLTERGLVLLDPTTGEPATLESEGVSSMHLLRYR, via the coding sequence ATGACCCACCACAAGATCAATTACGAGACACGGCCTAGGGCCGTGCCCCTGTCGGTCAACGAGGCAACCGCCCAGGCCAGAAACTGGCTCGCTGCCACCTACCGCGGCCAGGTGGAACTGGCGGTTCCGCAGCCGGTCGCGCAGTCGCCCGAGGCGTTCTTGTACAGCTGCCGGGTGCTGCCGCAGTCGGGGTTCCGGCCGACCCCGATGCTCAGCGCCTCGCTGGTGGTGCCGGTCAACGGCACCGGGCCGTTCCACCCGGCCACCGACCGGCCGTGGGCCGATCTCGCTTCGCTGGGCCAGGATCCGCGACCGCGGACCCTGGCCGGCCAAGCGCACCGCCTGAACGCCCGTGGCTGCGTGGTGGTCATGGACGGCATGATCGACGGCGTGCGGAGCAGCGCGTTGCCGTGGCGGCCGTACCACGAGGCACCGGGCTGGTGGAGTCGACTGCTGCGCCATTTCGGCCAGGCTGAGGTGGCCGTCTGCGGCAGCTGGGACCAGCTCATCGGTGCCGTCCAGGCCAGTGGCCCGGACACCCGCGGCGTGGTGTGGGTACGGCGCGAGGCCGGTGGCGAGGAGGCCACCGGCCACCTGCTCTACGTCCATAACAATCAGGGCAACGTCGTGGTACTCGACCCGCTCGCCGGTTCTCTGGCGCGGCTGGAGTTGGAGCACGTCCGCCAGCTGACCCTGGCGCGGTTCCGCCGGGACGTGCAGCCGCAGGCACAGCCTCAGGAGCCCTGGCGCCGCCGGGCCTTGGACTTCCACGCGGCGAAGCACAAGGCCCAGGCGTGGCTGGACCAGCAGTACGGCGGCCAGGTGCTCCTCGTGGATCCGCAGCCGGCCGACGAAGGGCCGCGCGGCTGGCTGTTCGCCTGCAACACACAGACCTTTCTCGCCGGAGGCCGCCGCGAGGACGCGCTGCTGGACGCAGCGCTGGTGGTTCCCAAGGACGCCCGCGCACCGTTCGGTCTGCCGAACTCCTCGCCCTGGAGCTGGTACACGCAGTGGTCGAGCGGACGGGACGACCTGCCGCTACCGCCCGCCCCGGCGCCACTGGACTGGCTCGACCGCACGATGAGCTCGCTCGGCGGGCTGATCCGGGTCACCGACCACACCGCCTGGCCCACCCTGCTGGCCGAACTGGTCACCCTGCCGACAGGCGTACGCGCCCTGGTCTGGGTCCGGCGCCGGGACAGCCGGGGCCGCGAGTCGGTCGGCTTGCTGCTCAACGCCGGGTTGACCGAGCGCGGGCTGGTGCTACTGGATCCGACCACCGGCGAACCCGCCACACTGGAGAGTGAGGGCGTCAGCTCGATGCATCTGCTCCGATACCGCTGA
- a CDS encoding caspase family protein, giving the protein MSEGPRRHLIAAGTAKYRDEEIEELPQVPEDLEKFAAIFGSMRYEPALQLLDLDRDALRGRLVEWKNAARREGDALVLYFSGHGERTEDGHHYLLCHDSEFGQPDLAFGTEELVAILGRRCVRHLLIVIDTCYAGLGAAQSVRRLSQDLTHRLAGSSDADSLVSFAVIAAARSREQAEDGLFTRALAQAVNDPSLGGSRQERLALELLVGRINEQLAAAGTPQRAEYYMSGDGTFAFLPNPRYEPALPLVVDLAEQRAWLSWIVRPEHLRRDDHGEEAVGHALASAPQPGQSSSYGGLREDELVGHFGPRGRGSESTLPYDYFTGRALALDVLTSWMAGRTEHREHAVVVTGSPGVGKSALLSRLVLGNVIDVPIHARHRSLADLVNRFAEHLGAPELRSPEEVLAALSARRSPLSVLVDGLDEAVESEAQAIATALLRPLAGLPNVLLLVGTRRHLVELLGTGFWSLDLDEPRWLGASDLAVYAHLLLSKPDGPGSQGPYWGADGRTVARAIAECSDGNYLATRLIARTLAYRPMSLDTTQPDWQRVLPTGPPGAVFSWALREQLGADEHRGRALLTPIAFAEGSGLPWTTVWPALAAAVLGRPVDGPEFARLVDLLGPYLTEGLDHHGRSVYRVYHESFADELRAAAPPDTQERLARALIDLVPTAEDGKGPDWAAADPYIRAHLATHAAAGGELDELATDPLFLLTMHQATLLPALDTLRSASAVAVRQAYQTCSAMFPDLQQLGERAAQLELAAVQQKATDLAAAIRARVPERPWSTRWARGNRSYRTIGSFGSAVVDVVERVLDGRTVVVTAEVCGVVRVWDFVTGAALGSPLAEVPVPVRQLAVPEDSDAAVVLVLAGGTARIWDLRTANPVSEPYRTPATRAALAASDRLIGLLVGDDGETDVVDLVGGLLIARIATDLSTMNHPLVPGPLTITAHAGQATVAIAANKLSGRRGRSATLGVWAVDLQNGQATRTTHRQFQACLILDLHPSFRGVDAALSQPTYRRMGVRIAQRGQVRIFRSRTGERSASLTARAGETFCWFGSTHKLKSWDSSGQLSHFVDAGFGTIFRLVALASTALPAVLTIESNSRTVKVWQPGANSGHREAQDSWPDLHSDAMTLITLDGQPRLIQGRVTDSRLRTIDPASGTVSVRRSRSGLVGQLATHQDIAPVLVSFRSVLGRRRVHLYGYGKSGRSAWLTGDSGDFVENAVLVNWDAGPVLVCLYYDRIDLWDDHQQLVARLARPCARSGIHESFAALGQAERLLLAVAGKASVSVVEYRGSRATTVIHHQPAVEGRFDLVLWNEYPVLCYVRYDGSLVAVEATDGRVLASWPEGGRSQVTEITGSRLDDRLVLVTASVDEVVRVWDSGSPGCLHSVRVGSRITGLALVDERHVAIASSSGVMCLRLL; this is encoded by the coding sequence GTGAGCGAAGGGCCGCGCCGGCACCTGATCGCAGCCGGGACTGCGAAGTACCGCGATGAGGAGATCGAGGAACTTCCCCAAGTACCCGAGGACCTGGAGAAGTTCGCGGCGATCTTCGGGAGCATGCGGTACGAACCGGCCCTGCAGCTGCTGGACCTGGACCGCGATGCACTGCGGGGCAGGCTGGTTGAGTGGAAGAACGCCGCGCGTCGCGAAGGGGACGCGCTGGTGCTCTACTTCAGCGGGCACGGCGAGCGCACCGAGGACGGGCACCACTACCTGCTCTGCCACGACAGCGAGTTCGGCCAGCCGGATCTGGCGTTCGGCACCGAGGAGCTGGTCGCGATCCTCGGACGCCGGTGTGTGCGGCACCTGCTGATCGTGATCGACACCTGCTACGCCGGACTCGGCGCCGCGCAGTCCGTGCGGCGGCTCTCACAGGATCTGACGCACCGTCTGGCAGGGTCGAGTGACGCGGACTCACTGGTGAGCTTCGCGGTCATCGCCGCCGCGCGCTCCCGTGAGCAGGCCGAGGACGGGCTGTTCACCCGGGCGCTGGCGCAGGCGGTGAACGACCCCAGCCTGGGCGGCTCGCGCCAGGAGCGGTTGGCGCTGGAGCTGCTGGTCGGGCGGATCAACGAGCAGCTGGCAGCGGCGGGGACGCCGCAGCGGGCGGAGTACTACATGTCGGGGGACGGGACGTTCGCGTTCCTGCCGAACCCGCGGTACGAGCCTGCGCTGCCGTTGGTGGTGGACCTTGCGGAGCAACGAGCCTGGCTGAGTTGGATAGTGCGCCCGGAACACCTTCGCAGGGACGATCACGGGGAGGAGGCCGTGGGCCACGCTCTCGCCTCGGCGCCACAGCCCGGCCAGTCCTCATCGTACGGCGGCCTGCGTGAGGACGAGCTGGTAGGGCACTTCGGTCCGCGCGGCCGAGGCAGCGAATCCACCCTGCCCTACGACTACTTTACCGGCCGCGCTTTGGCGCTGGATGTACTCACGAGCTGGATGGCGGGCCGCACCGAGCACCGCGAGCACGCGGTGGTGGTCACCGGCTCGCCGGGTGTCGGCAAGTCGGCGCTGCTGTCCCGGCTGGTGCTGGGAAACGTCATCGATGTACCGATCCACGCTCGGCACCGTTCGCTGGCGGATCTCGTCAACCGCTTCGCCGAGCACCTGGGAGCTCCCGAACTGCGGTCACCCGAAGAGGTGCTGGCTGCCCTCTCTGCCCGTCGAAGTCCCTTGTCCGTGCTGGTGGATGGTCTGGACGAGGCAGTGGAGTCTGAGGCTCAAGCCATCGCAACCGCCCTCTTGCGCCCGCTCGCCGGGCTACCGAACGTCCTGCTGCTGGTGGGCACTCGGCGGCATCTGGTGGAGCTGCTCGGGACCGGATTCTGGTCGCTGGACTTGGACGAGCCGCGTTGGCTGGGAGCGAGCGACCTAGCAGTGTACGCCCATTTGCTGCTTTCAAAACCGGATGGGCCGGGGAGCCAGGGGCCGTACTGGGGAGCAGACGGGAGGACCGTGGCCCGGGCAATCGCCGAATGCTCGGACGGCAACTACCTCGCAACGCGCCTCATTGCCCGCACCCTTGCCTACCGTCCCATGTCTCTCGACACAACCCAGCCCGACTGGCAGCGTGTGCTCCCCACCGGGCCCCCCGGCGCCGTGTTCAGCTGGGCCCTGCGCGAACAGCTTGGCGCGGACGAGCACCGCGGGCGGGCCCTGCTCACCCCGATCGCTTTCGCTGAGGGCTCCGGGCTGCCATGGACAACGGTGTGGCCGGCGCTCGCCGCGGCCGTGCTGGGCCGGCCAGTCGATGGCCCTGAGTTCGCCCGGCTGGTAGATCTGCTGGGTCCATACCTCACCGAGGGCCTCGACCACCACGGCCGCTCTGTTTATCGGGTGTACCACGAGTCTTTCGCCGACGAGCTGCGTGCGGCGGCCCCGCCGGACACTCAGGAGCGACTGGCCCGGGCGCTGATCGACCTGGTACCAACAGCGGAAGACGGCAAAGGACCCGACTGGGCCGCCGCCGATCCGTACATCCGCGCGCACCTGGCGACGCATGCGGCGGCGGGCGGCGAGCTGGACGAGCTGGCGACGGATCCGCTGTTCCTCTTGACGATGCATCAGGCAACACTGCTGCCTGCACTGGATACGCTACGCAGCGCGTCGGCGGTCGCGGTGCGGCAGGCGTATCAGACGTGCTCCGCGATGTTCCCAGACCTCCAGCAGCTCGGGGAGCGCGCCGCGCAACTAGAACTCGCGGCTGTCCAGCAAAAGGCGACCGATCTGGCCGCCGCGATCCGTGCGCGGGTCCCTGAGAGGCCGTGGAGCACGCGATGGGCGCGCGGAAACCGGTCGTACCGAACCATCGGCTCGTTCGGCAGCGCCGTGGTGGACGTGGTCGAGCGGGTGCTGGACGGGCGGACAGTGGTGGTGACGGCTGAAGTCTGCGGGGTGGTGCGGGTCTGGGACTTCGTAACCGGAGCGGCCTTGGGCTCCCCACTCGCGGAGGTGCCGGTGCCTGTGCGGCAGCTGGCTGTTCCGGAAGATAGTGACGCTGCGGTGGTGCTGGTGCTGGCTGGTGGGACAGCCCGGATCTGGGACCTGCGTACGGCAAATCCAGTCAGCGAACCGTATCGAACACCGGCCACCCGGGCCGCACTTGCGGCTTCGGACAGGTTGATCGGCCTGCTGGTTGGAGACGATGGGGAAACTGACGTAGTAGACCTGGTTGGCGGCCTTCTGATCGCCAGGATCGCGACAGACCTCTCCACCATGAACCACCCCCTGGTGCCAGGGCCATTGACGATCACGGCTCACGCGGGCCAGGCAACAGTCGCGATCGCGGCCAACAAGTTGAGCGGTCGCCGTGGCCGGTCAGCCACGCTGGGGGTGTGGGCCGTCGATCTCCAGAATGGTCAAGCCACCCGTACGACCCATCGCCAGTTCCAGGCCTGTCTCATCCTTGACCTCCACCCGAGCTTCCGCGGGGTCGACGCCGCTCTCTCCCAGCCCACGTATAGACGCATGGGCGTCCGCATAGCGCAACGTGGACAGGTACGGATCTTCCGAAGCCGCACTGGCGAGCGCTCGGCTAGCCTCACAGCTCGAGCAGGAGAGACGTTCTGCTGGTTTGGAAGCACTCATAAGCTCAAGTCCTGGGACAGCTCCGGGCAGCTCAGTCACTTCGTTGATGCTGGATTCGGGACGATCTTCCGACTCGTTGCCTTGGCATCGACTGCCCTTCCGGCTGTCCTCACTATCGAAAGCAATTCCCGAACGGTCAAAGTCTGGCAGCCCGGTGCCAATTCGGGACACCGTGAAGCACAAGATTCATGGCCCGATCTCCACTCTGATGCGATGACGCTGATCACGCTAGATGGGCAACCTCGGCTCATTCAAGGGCGAGTCACAGACAGCCGGCTTAGGACAATCGATCCCGCCTCCGGCACCGTGTCAGTGCGTCGGTCGCGGAGCGGGTTGGTAGGGCAGCTAGCTACACACCAAGACATTGCTCCGGTCCTGGTGAGCTTCAGGAGCGTGCTTGGGCGCCGTCGAGTACACCTGTACGGTTACGGTAAATCAGGGCGATCCGCCTGGCTGACTGGCGACTCTGGTGACTTTGTAGAGAACGCAGTGCTCGTGAACTGGGACGCCGGCCCAGTTCTGGTCTGTCTGTACTACGACCGAATCGATCTCTGGGATGACCACCAGCAACTTGTCGCACGGCTTGCCCGACCGTGTGCGCGCTCGGGCATCCACGAGAGCTTTGCTGCACTCGGCCAGGCAGAGCGGCTTCTATTGGCAGTAGCTGGCAAGGCATCCGTGTCGGTTGTCGAGTATCGGGGCAGCCGGGCGACCACGGTGATTCATCATCAGCCAGCTGTCGAGGGCCGCTTTGACCTCGTACTGTGGAACGAGTATCCCGTGTTGTGTTACGTCCGCTACGACGGCTCGCTCGTCGCTGTTGAGGCCACCGACGGGCGTGTCCTCGCTAGTTGGCCTGAGGGTGGCCGGAGCCAAGTCACCGAGATCACCGGCAGCCGACTCGATGACCGCCTAGTCTTGGTGACTGCGAGCGTGGACGAGGTGGTGCGCGTCTGGGACAGCGGCTCCCCCGGCTGCCTGCACAGCGTCCGGGTCGGCTCCCGGATCACCGGGCTCGCCCTGGTCGACGAACGGCATGTCGCGATTGCCAGCAGCAGCGGGGTGATGTGCCTGCGGCTGTTGTGA